Proteins encoded together in one Kitasatospora albolonga window:
- a CDS encoding AsnC family transcriptional regulator translates to MITAIVLIKTSVDRIPEIAEAIAALDSVSEVFSVTGTYDLIAMVRVARHDDLADVIPGRISKIPGVEGTDTHVAFRTYSQHDLEAAFAIGLDA, encoded by the coding sequence GTGATCACCGCGATCGTGCTCATCAAGACCAGCGTGGACCGGATTCCGGAGATCGCCGAGGCCATCGCCGCGCTGGACAGTGTCAGCGAGGTCTTCTCCGTCACCGGCACCTACGACCTGATCGCCATGGTCCGGGTCGCCCGCCACGACGACCTCGCCGATGTCATCCCCGGCCGGATCAGCAAGATCCCTGGCGTCGAGGGCACCGACACCCACGTGGCGTTCCGTACGTACTCCCAGCACGACCTGGAAGCGGCGTTCGCCATCGGCCTGGACGCGTAG
- a CDS encoding cytochrome B, with protein MSVVATATTVETGHAHPSVNRPNLTSVGTIIWLASELMFFAALFAMYFTLRSVMGPEYWKEMAGHLNFPFAASNTTILVLSSLTCQLGVFAAERGDVKKLRTWFIVTFVMGSIFIGGQVLEYVELVKEAGLSLSSDPYGSVFYLTTGFHGLHVVGGLIAFLLVLGRTYAAKRFTHDQATAAIVVSYYWHFVDVVWIGLFATIYMIK; from the coding sequence ATGTCGGTCGTGGCGACAGCAACGACAGTAGAAACCGGGCACGCGCACCCGTCGGTCAATCGGCCGAACCTCACCAGCGTCGGAACCATCATCTGGTTGGCTTCCGAGCTGATGTTCTTCGCGGCCCTCTTCGCGATGTACTTCACCCTTCGATCGGTGATGGGACCCGAATACTGGAAGGAGATGGCCGGTCATCTGAACTTCCCGTTCGCGGCCTCGAACACCACGATCCTGGTGCTCTCCTCACTCACCTGCCAGCTCGGCGTCTTCGCCGCCGAGCGGGGCGACGTGAAGAAGCTCCGCACCTGGTTCATCGTGACGTTCGTGATGGGATCGATCTTCATCGGCGGCCAGGTCCTGGAGTACGTCGAGCTGGTCAAGGAGGCGGGGCTCTCCCTGTCGTCCGACCCGTACGGCTCGGTGTTCTACCTGACCACCGGCTTCCACGGTCTGCACGTGGTGGGCGGTCTCATCGCCTTCCTGCTCGTTCTCGGCAGGACGTACGCAGCCAAGAGGTTCACCCATGACCAGGCCACCGCGGCCATCGTCGTGTCCTACTACTGGCACTTCGTGGACGTGGTGTGGATCGGTCTGTTCGCAACGATCTACATGATCAAGTAA
- a CDS encoding rhomboid family intramembrane serine protease, producing the protein MIDVRRFARWTTAGGARERTAGGAPVTYGLIALCCAIFLISPLAGFGASYGSQDALLAAQAGYFERWGVIPAELWEGSARALLTPFTALFVHGSWLHLLGNLLFLYVFGAMAEERMGRAHFALFYVGCGYLALVCYAAVHADSEQTLVGASGAISAVLGAFLYLFPRARVTSLFPFLFFLPLRFPAWIVLVFWFGLQWAAAQAADAGPGVAYLAHVAGFAAGFLYAWGRYRGRSRVKAPATATEGDSQP; encoded by the coding sequence ATGATCGACGTACGGCGGTTCGCCCGGTGGACCACGGCCGGAGGGGCCCGGGAGCGGACGGCGGGCGGGGCGCCGGTGACGTACGGGCTGATCGCCCTGTGCTGCGCGATCTTCCTGATCAGCCCGTTGGCCGGATTCGGCGCCTCCTACGGGAGCCAGGACGCGCTGCTGGCCGCGCAGGCCGGGTACTTCGAGCGGTGGGGGGTGATCCCGGCCGAGCTGTGGGAGGGCTCGGCGCGCGCCCTGCTCACCCCGTTCACCGCGCTGTTCGTGCACGGCAGCTGGCTGCACCTGCTGGGCAACCTGCTCTTCCTGTACGTGTTCGGGGCGATGGCCGAGGAACGCATGGGCCGGGCACACTTCGCCCTCTTCTACGTGGGGTGCGGCTATCTGGCCCTCGTCTGCTACGCGGCGGTGCACGCGGACTCGGAACAGACGCTGGTCGGCGCCTCGGGGGCGATCTCGGCCGTACTCGGCGCCTTCCTTTACCTCTTTCCCCGGGCCAGGGTGACCAGCCTGTTCCCGTTCCTCTTCTTTCTGCCGCTGCGTTTCCCCGCCTGGATCGTGCTGGTCTTCTGGTTCGGGCTCCAGTGGGCGGCGGCCCAGGCGGCGGACGCGGGGCCGGGGGTGGCGTATCTGGCGCATGTGGCGGGGTTCGCGGCGGGGTTCCTCTACGCCTGGGGGCGTTATCGGGGACGGTCTAGAGTGAAGGCTCCAGCCACGGCCACCGAGGGAGACAGCCAGCCGTGA
- a CDS encoding cytochrome C oxidase subunit IV translates to MKIQGQMFIWLSVFILIMAGVYGVWSKEPVGTTALFLAFGLSIMIGFYLAFTANRVDAMAQDNKEADVADEAGELGFFSPHSWQPLSLALGGAFAFMGVVFGWWLMYFSAPLLLFGLMGWVFEYYRGENRTQ, encoded by the coding sequence GTGAAGATCCAGGGACAGATGTTCATCTGGCTGAGCGTCTTCATCCTCATCATGGCCGGCGTCTACGGCGTCTGGTCGAAGGAGCCGGTCGGCACCACGGCGCTCTTCCTCGCCTTCGGCCTCTCGATCATGATCGGCTTCTACCTGGCCTTCACGGCCAACCGGGTGGACGCCATGGCCCAGGACAACAAGGAGGCGGACGTCGCCGACGAGGCGGGCGAGCTGGGGTTCTTCTCCCCGCACAGCTGGCAGCCGCTCTCCCTGGCGCTCGGCGGTGCCTTCGCCTTCATGGGCGTCGTCTTCGGCTGGTGGCTGATGTACTTCTCGGCTCCGCTGCTCCTGTTCGGCCTCATGGGCTGGGTCTTCGAGTACTACCGGGGCGAGAACCGCACCCAGTGA
- a CDS encoding ubiquinol-cytochrome c reductase cytochrome b subunit translates to MSTATTNPPADQAGQRKAPAGERVADWADGRLGIYGLAKANMRKIFPDHWSFMLGEVALYSFIIIILTGVYLTLFFQPSMNEVVYHGPYEPMQGIRMSEAYASTLKISFEIRGGLLVRQIHHWAALIFLAGMFVHMMRVFFTGAFRKPREVNWLFGFLLFVLGMFTGFTGYSLPDDLLSGTGVRFTQGAILSVPIVGTYISMFLFGGEFPGHDFVARFYSIHILLLPGIMLGLLVAHLILVFVHKHTQFAGPGKTNKNVVGMPLLPVYMAKAGGFFFLVFGIIAIISAVATINPIWALGPYRPDQVSTGAQPDWYMGFAEGLVRVMPGWEIVFWGYTLNLGVFIPLVAFGGVLGAIALYPFIESWITGDKREHHILDRPRNAPTRTGLGVAWITAYFIGLVGGGNDLWATHFDLSINAITWFVRIFFFAGPVIAFIVTKRICLGLQRRDKEKVLHGRETGIIKRLPHGEFVEIHEPLSQEKLHTLTAHEQYKPLELGPEVDENGVKRKISPVQRVRAKLSKGYFGEKNQIAKPTAEEYKEITDGHGHH, encoded by the coding sequence ATGAGTACTGCGACAACGAACCCGCCCGCCGACCAGGCGGGACAGCGCAAGGCACCCGCGGGCGAGCGGGTCGCCGACTGGGCGGACGGCCGGCTCGGCATCTACGGCCTGGCCAAGGCCAACATGCGCAAGATCTTCCCGGACCACTGGTCCTTCATGCTCGGTGAGGTCGCGCTCTACAGCTTCATCATCATCATCCTCACGGGTGTGTATCTGACGCTGTTCTTCCAGCCGAGCATGAACGAGGTCGTCTACCACGGCCCGTACGAGCCCATGCAGGGCATCCGCATGTCGGAGGCGTACGCCTCCACCCTGAAGATCAGCTTCGAGATCCGCGGCGGTCTGCTCGTCCGGCAGATCCACCACTGGGCCGCGCTGATCTTCCTGGCCGGCATGTTCGTGCACATGATGCGCGTCTTCTTCACGGGCGCCTTCCGCAAGCCGCGCGAGGTCAACTGGCTGTTCGGCTTCCTGCTCTTCGTGCTGGGCATGTTCACCGGCTTCACCGGCTACTCCCTCCCGGACGACCTGCTCTCCGGTACGGGTGTCCGCTTCACGCAGGGCGCGATCCTGTCCGTGCCGATCGTCGGTACGTACATCTCGATGTTCCTGTTCGGCGGCGAGTTCCCCGGCCACGACTTCGTGGCCCGGTTCTACTCGATCCACATCCTGCTGCTGCCGGGCATCATGCTCGGTCTGCTGGTGGCCCACCTGATCCTCGTGTTCGTCCACAAGCACACGCAGTTCGCGGGCCCCGGCAAGACCAACAAGAACGTCGTCGGCATGCCGCTGCTGCCGGTCTACATGGCGAAGGCCGGAGGCTTCTTCTTCCTGGTCTTCGGCATCATCGCGATCATCTCGGCCGTCGCCACGATCAACCCGATCTGGGCGCTCGGACCGTACCGCCCGGACCAGGTGTCCACCGGCGCCCAGCCCGACTGGTACATGGGCTTCGCCGAGGGTCTGGTCCGTGTCATGCCGGGCTGGGAGATCGTCTTCTGGGGCTACACGCTCAACCTGGGCGTGTTCATCCCGCTGGTCGCCTTCGGCGGGGTGCTCGGTGCCATCGCGCTCTACCCGTTCATCGAGTCCTGGATCACCGGGGACAAGCGCGAGCACCACATCCTGGACCGCCCGCGCAACGCCCCGACCCGTACGGGCCTCGGTGTCGCCTGGATCACGGCGTACTTCATCGGCCTCGTCGGCGGTGGAAACGACCTGTGGGCCACCCACTTCGACCTGTCGATCAACGCCATCACCTGGTTCGTCCGGATCTTCTTCTTCGCCGGACCGGTCATCGCGTTCATCGTCACGAAGCGGATCTGCCTCGGCCTCCAGCGCCGGGACAAGGAGAAGGTGCTGCACGGTCGCGAGACCGGCATCATCAAGCGCCTGCCGCACGGTGAGTTCGTGGAGATCCACGAGCCGCTCTCCCAGGAGAAGCTGCACACGCTCACCGCGCACGAGCAGTACAAGCCGCTCGAACTCGGCCCCGAGGTCGACGAGAACGGCGTCAAGCGCAAGATCTCCCCGGTCCAGCGGGTGCGCGCCAAGCTCAGCAAGGGCTACTTCGGCGAGAAGAACCAGATCGCCAAGCCCACCGCGGAGGAGTACAAGGAGATCACCGACGGCCACGGCCACCACTGA
- a CDS encoding anthranilate phosphoribosyltransferase, producing MNVVTPSGGDSVADRSWPGLLNPLLRGENLSVEDTAWAMDRIMSGEATDAQIAGFAVALRAKGETVDEVTGLVRAMYAHANTIQVPGRTVDIVGTGGDLAKTVNISTMSAIVIAGTGAKVVKHGNRAASSASGSSDVLEKLGVNLELTPQRVVEVAEAAGITFCFAVKFHPALRYAAKARRELGAQTTFNILGPLTNPAQVRAQAVGVADARMAPIVAGVLAERGNSALVFRGDDGLDELTTTATSRVWVVRDGAVREEPFDPRDVGLTLVPVEALRGADASYNADVARRLLDGETGAVREAVLLNSAAALVALDPGTGTLTEQIAAKILVAAEAIDSGAAKRALERWVAASNA from the coding sequence ATGAACGTTGTGACCCCGAGCGGCGGCGACAGCGTGGCGGACCGCTCCTGGCCCGGCCTGCTGAACCCCCTGCTGCGCGGCGAGAACCTCTCCGTGGAGGACACCGCCTGGGCGATGGACCGCATCATGAGCGGCGAGGCGACCGACGCGCAGATCGCCGGCTTCGCGGTCGCGCTGCGGGCCAAGGGCGAGACCGTCGATGAGGTCACCGGTCTGGTCCGCGCGATGTACGCGCACGCCAACACCATCCAGGTGCCCGGCCGCACCGTCGACATCGTCGGCACCGGCGGCGACCTCGCCAAGACGGTCAACATCTCCACCATGTCCGCGATCGTCATCGCCGGGACCGGCGCCAAGGTCGTCAAGCACGGCAACCGGGCCGCCTCCTCGGCGAGCGGCTCCTCCGACGTACTGGAGAAGCTCGGCGTCAACCTGGAGCTGACGCCGCAGCGGGTGGTGGAGGTCGCCGAGGCGGCGGGCATCACCTTCTGCTTCGCCGTGAAGTTCCACCCCGCCCTGCGGTACGCCGCCAAGGCCCGGCGGGAGCTCGGCGCGCAGACCACGTTCAACATCCTGGGCCCCCTCACCAACCCGGCCCAGGTGCGCGCCCAGGCCGTCGGGGTGGCCGACGCCCGGATGGCGCCCATCGTCGCGGGCGTCCTCGCCGAGCGGGGCAACTCGGCGCTGGTCTTCCGCGGCGACGACGGGCTCGACGAGCTGACCACCACCGCCACCTCGCGGGTCTGGGTGGTCCGCGACGGAGCGGTGCGCGAGGAGCCCTTCGACCCGCGCGACGTCGGCCTCACCCTGGTGCCCGTCGAGGCGCTGCGCGGCGCCGACGCCTCGTACAACGCCGATGTCGCCCGCCGCCTCCTGGACGGCGAGACCGGTGCGGTGCGCGAGGCGGTGCTGCTCAACTCGGCGGCGGCGCTGGTCGCGCTCGACCCGGGGACGGGCACGCTGACCGAGCAGATCGCGGCGAAGATCCTCGTCGCGGCCGAGGCCATCGACTCCGGTGCGGCCAAGCGCGCGCTGGAGCGGTGGGTGGCGGCCAGCAACGCCTGA
- a CDS encoding ubiquinol-cytochrome C reductase, whose amino-acid sequence MSSQQIPEDNLPVVQETAHGAVEGTDDPFADPGLPAHKPRIQDLDERAANRSERAVAFMFVLSMLSTVGFIASYVIFPVDKIVYIWPFGHVSPLNFSLGLTLGFALFFIGAGAVHWARTLMSDVEVADDRHPIEATPEVKAQVLADFKAGAEESAIGRRKLIRTTLFGALALVPLSGVVLLRDLGPLPEKKLRTTMWAKGKTLVNMNTGQPLRPEHVSVGSLTFAKPEGLEEDSHDFLQQIAKAALMIVRIEPDDIKDKRQRDWAHDGIVAFSKICTHVGCPISLYEQQTHHVLCPCHQSTFDLSDGARVIFGPAGHALPQLRIGVNSEGNLEALGDFDEPVGPSFWERG is encoded by the coding sequence ATGAGTAGCCAACAGATTCCAGAAGACAACCTGCCCGTAGTGCAGGAGACCGCGCACGGCGCGGTGGAGGGTACGGACGACCCGTTCGCCGACCCGGGGCTGCCGGCCCACAAGCCGCGCATCCAGGACCTCGACGAACGCGCCGCGAACCGCTCCGAGCGGGCCGTCGCGTTCATGTTCGTCCTCTCGATGCTGTCGACGGTGGGCTTCATCGCCTCCTACGTCATCTTCCCGGTGGACAAGATCGTCTACATCTGGCCCTTCGGCCATGTGAGTCCGCTCAACTTCTCCCTGGGACTGACGCTCGGCTTCGCGCTCTTCTTCATCGGAGCGGGCGCCGTCCACTGGGCGCGCACCCTGATGTCCGACGTCGAGGTGGCGGACGACCGTCACCCGATCGAGGCGACCCCCGAGGTCAAGGCCCAGGTCCTCGCCGACTTCAAGGCCGGTGCCGAGGAGTCCGCGATCGGCCGCCGCAAGCTCATCCGCACCACCCTCTTCGGCGCGCTGGCCCTGGTGCCGCTCTCCGGTGTGGTGCTGCTGCGCGACCTCGGTCCGCTCCCGGAGAAGAAGCTCCGCACCACCATGTGGGCCAAGGGCAAGACCCTGGTCAACATGAACACGGGACAGCCGCTGCGCCCGGAGCACGTCTCCGTGGGGTCGCTGACCTTCGCCAAGCCCGAGGGCCTGGAGGAGGACTCGCACGACTTCCTCCAGCAGATCGCCAAGGCCGCCCTGATGATCGTCCGCATCGAGCCGGACGACATCAAGGACAAGCGCCAGCGCGACTGGGCGCACGACGGCATCGTCGCCTTCTCCAAGATCTGCACCCACGTCGGCTGCCCGATCAGCCTGTACGAGCAGCAGACACACCACGTGCTCTGCCCGTGCCACCAGTCCACCTTCGACCTCTCCGACGGCGCCCGCGTCATCTTCGGTCCGGCCGGCCACGCCCTTCCGCAGCTGCGGATCGGCGTGAACAGCGAGGGCAACCTCGAGGCGCTCGGTGACTTCGACGAGCCCGTCGGCCCTTCCTTCTGGGAGCGCGGATGA
- a CDS encoding cysteine desulfurase, translating into MSVSTAALDSSVCAPLPVLGHDVTVPLVTGGEVTYAALDYAASAPALQRVWDDVAAYAPYYGSVHRGAGYLSQLSTDLFENSRRTVAEFLGCRADDQVVFTRSTTDSLNLLAAALPADCQVFVYETEHHASLLPWRDARVTYLNAPRTPGQAVETLERALADRDPYGPALVCVTGASNVTGELWPVKELAAAAHAHGARIVLDAAQLAPHHPVDIAGLDVDWVAFSGHKLYAPFGSGVLAGRADWLREAEPYLAGGGASRKVARRADGGVDVDWHTTAARHEAGSPNVIGVYSIASACKALTEAGFDTLVAREQELVRRVREGLAEVPEVQVLSLFGDDAPRVGVISFVVRGWNSSHFAAALSAEYGIGVRDGLFCAHPLVRTLLGSDPQDPGECGAPEAEPGERSLNAIRVSFGAGTPDEHIERFLRAVSELVREGAQWKYRTEDGRCVPDRGEAARTV; encoded by the coding sequence ATGTCTGTCTCCACCGCTGCCCTCGACTCGTCGGTTTGTGCCCCGCTGCCCGTTCTGGGGCATGATGTCACCGTTCCGCTCGTCACCGGCGGTGAAGTCACCTACGCCGCGCTCGACTACGCCGCCAGCGCCCCGGCCCTCCAGCGGGTCTGGGACGACGTGGCCGCGTACGCCCCGTACTACGGCAGCGTCCACCGCGGGGCCGGATACCTCTCGCAGCTCTCCACCGACCTCTTCGAGAACAGCCGCCGCACGGTCGCGGAGTTCCTCGGCTGCCGCGCCGACGACCAGGTCGTCTTCACCCGCTCGACGACCGACTCCCTCAACCTGCTGGCCGCCGCGCTCCCCGCCGACTGCCAGGTGTTCGTGTACGAGACCGAGCACCACGCCTCCCTGCTGCCCTGGCGCGACGCCCGCGTCACCTACCTCAACGCGCCCCGCACCCCGGGCCAGGCGGTGGAGACCCTGGAGCGGGCGCTCGCCGACCGGGACCCCTACGGCCCGGCGCTGGTCTGCGTGACCGGTGCCTCCAATGTGACCGGCGAGCTGTGGCCGGTGAAGGAGCTGGCCGCCGCCGCCCACGCGCACGGTGCCCGGATCGTCCTGGACGCCGCCCAGCTCGCCCCGCACCACCCGGTGGACATCGCCGGACTGGACGTCGACTGGGTCGCGTTCTCCGGCCACAAGCTGTACGCGCCCTTCGGCTCGGGGGTCCTCGCGGGCCGCGCCGACTGGCTCCGGGAGGCCGAGCCGTACCTCGCCGGGGGCGGCGCCTCCCGCAAGGTCGCCCGGCGCGCGGACGGCGGCGTGGACGTCGACTGGCACACCACGGCCGCCCGCCACGAGGCCGGTTCGCCCAACGTGATCGGCGTCTACTCCATCGCCTCCGCCTGCAAGGCCCTCACCGAGGCGGGGTTCGACACCCTGGTGGCCCGGGAGCAGGAGCTGGTGCGCCGGGTCCGCGAGGGGCTCGCCGAGGTCCCCGAGGTCCAGGTGCTCTCGCTCTTCGGGGACGACGCGCCCCGGGTCGGGGTCATCTCCTTCGTGGTGCGCGGCTGGAACAGCTCGCACTTCGCCGCCGCCCTCTCCGCGGAGTACGGCATCGGCGTCCGCGACGGCCTCTTCTGCGCCCACCCGCTGGTCCGCACCCTCCTGGGCAGCGACCCGCAGGACCCGGGCGAGTGCGGCGCCCCCGAGGCCGAGCCGGGCGAGCGGTCGCTCAACGCCATCCGCGTCAGCTTCGGGGCCGGTACGCCGGACGAGCACATCGAGCGCTTCCTGCGCGCGGTCTCCGAGCTGGTCCGCGAGGGCGCCCAGTGGAAGTACCGCACCGAGGACGGCCGCTGCGTCCCGGACCGGGGCGAGGCCGCCCGTACGGTCTGA
- a CDS encoding cystathionine beta-lyase, whose translation MKKLSARRRHPLAAVVVLLLALAATGGLYAAFAPAGKAQADETAQSLAIEEGKKLYTVGCASCHGTGGQGTTDGPSLVGVGSAAVDFQVGTGRMPAQQPGAQVPKKKVIYTQAEIDQLAAYVASLGAGPITPTEKQVDPAGADIAKGGELFRNNCAQCHNFTGKGGALTHGKYAPDLEGVSPKHIYEAMQTGPQSMPSFPDTIMPEQEKKDIIAYIQSVNGSETASPGGLSLGGLGPVSEGLFAWIFGLGALVATAVWVAAHTAKAKKS comes from the coding sequence GTGAAAAAGCTCTCCGCACGACGACGCCATCCGCTGGCGGCGGTCGTCGTACTACTCCTCGCGCTGGCGGCCACCGGGGGGCTGTACGCCGCGTTTGCGCCTGCGGGCAAGGCGCAGGCCGATGAAACCGCCCAGTCCCTCGCCATCGAAGAGGGCAAGAAGCTCTACACCGTGGGCTGCGCAAGCTGCCACGGAACCGGCGGTCAGGGCACCACCGACGGACCGTCCCTCGTGGGCGTGGGCTCCGCCGCCGTCGACTTCCAGGTCGGTACGGGCCGTATGCCCGCGCAGCAGCCGGGCGCCCAGGTACCGAAGAAGAAGGTCATCTACACCCAGGCGGAGATCGACCAGCTCGCGGCGTACGTCGCGTCGCTCGGCGCCGGTCCGATCACGCCGACAGAGAAGCAGGTCGACCCGGCCGGCGCGGACATCGCCAAGGGTGGCGAACTGTTCCGCAACAACTGCGCCCAGTGCCACAACTTCACGGGCAAGGGCGGCGCGCTGACACACGGCAAGTACGCCCCGGACCTCGAAGGCGTGAGCCCGAAGCACATCTACGAGGCCATGCAGACCGGCCCGCAGAGCATGCCCTCCTTCCCCGACACGATCATGCCGGAGCAGGAGAAGAAGGACATCATCGCGTACATCCAGTCCGTGAACGGTTCGGAGACGGCGAGCCCCGGTGGCCTCTCCCTCGGCGGTCTCGGGCCGGTCAGTGAAGGTCTCTTCGCCTGGATCTTCGGACTCGGCGCACTCGTCGCAACTGCCGTCTGGGTCGCGGCCCACACCGCTAAGGCCAAGAAGTCATGA
- a CDS encoding RNA-binding protein translates to MDQPTSGAGPADAADGGAEALDRPLPEGVRRRVIALVADAFGGLTVAELPAQLRQYARFTPTRRAKFAGNAMAAALESDPLFRQRIGERLSQAQPELAGALEAGSPPAAADPVDVAAAAYVLRPVGWVKLVEAAGEEVQRADAERVDEEARRELAQLREELERARAHTRSETERLRAELDAARKESDSLHRKLRSALSEVKRGEAALRRAAADADAQRAEAAAQLSAAESESRRLKHRLGEAEAALEAGRRASREGRSVEDMRLRLLLDTVLDAASGLRRELALPPVTARPADSVDAVEPGRMSPKDIAARALSETDPALLDQLLALPQAHLIVDGYNVTKTGYPQMPLEKQRLRLLGGLSVLAAQTGAEMTCVFDGAELAAPVLLAPPRGVRVLFSKAGVTADELIRQLARAEPPGRPVVVVSTDREVADGVAKAGARPVASVLLLKRLSRV, encoded by the coding sequence GTGGACCAGCCGACCAGCGGCGCCGGACCGGCCGATGCGGCCGACGGCGGTGCAGAGGCGCTCGACCGTCCGCTGCCCGAAGGCGTACGGCGGCGGGTCATCGCCCTGGTCGCGGACGCCTTCGGCGGGCTGACCGTCGCCGAACTGCCCGCCCAGTTGCGGCAGTATGCCCGGTTCACCCCGACCCGGCGGGCCAAGTTCGCCGGGAACGCGATGGCCGCGGCCCTGGAGAGCGACCCGCTCTTCCGGCAGCGCATCGGTGAGCGGCTGAGCCAGGCCCAGCCGGAGCTGGCCGGTGCGCTGGAGGCGGGCTCGCCGCCCGCCGCCGCCGACCCCGTCGATGTGGCCGCCGCCGCCTATGTGCTGCGCCCGGTCGGCTGGGTCAAGCTGGTCGAGGCGGCCGGTGAGGAGGTCCAGCGGGCCGACGCGGAGCGGGTGGACGAGGAGGCCCGGCGTGAACTGGCCCAGCTCCGCGAGGAGCTGGAGCGGGCGCGCGCCCACACCCGCAGCGAGACCGAGCGGCTCCGCGCCGAGCTGGACGCGGCCCGCAAGGAGTCCGACTCGCTCCACCGCAAGCTCCGCAGCGCGCTGAGCGAGGTGAAGCGCGGTGAGGCCGCCCTGCGGCGCGCCGCCGCCGACGCGGACGCCCAGCGGGCCGAGGCGGCGGCCCAGCTCTCCGCCGCCGAGAGCGAGTCGCGCCGGCTCAAGCACCGGCTCGGCGAGGCGGAAGCGGCCCTGGAGGCGGGCCGCAGGGCCTCCCGCGAGGGGCGTTCGGTGGAGGACATGCGGCTGCGGCTGCTCCTGGACACCGTGCTGGACGCGGCCTCGGGGCTCCGGCGCGAGCTGGCCCTGCCCCCGGTGACGGCCCGCCCGGCCGACAGCGTGGACGCGGTGGAGCCGGGCCGGATGTCGCCCAAGGACATTGCCGCCAGGGCGCTTTCCGAGACGGACCCGGCGCTGCTCGACCAGCTGCTGGCGCTGCCGCAGGCGCACCTCATCGTGGACGGCTACAACGTCACCAAGACCGGCTATCCCCAGATGCCGCTGGAGAAGCAGCGGTTGCGGCTGCTGGGCGGCCTCTCGGTGCTCGCCGCGCAGACCGGCGCCGAGATGACCTGTGTCTTCGACGGCGCCGAGCTGGCCGCCCCGGTGCTGCTCGCCCCGCCGCGCGGGGTGCGGGTGCTCTTCAGCAAGGCGGGGGTCACCGCGGACGAGCTGATCCGTCAACTGGCCCGCGCGGAACCGCCGGGGCGGCCCGTGGTGGTCGTCTCCACCGACCGGGAGGTGGCGGACGGGGTGGCCAAGGCCGGGGCCCGGCCGGTCGCGTCCGTCTTGCTCCTGAAGCGGCTTTCGCGCGTCTAG